One genomic segment of Hordeum vulgare subsp. vulgare chromosome 2H, MorexV3_pseudomolecules_assembly, whole genome shotgun sequence includes these proteins:
- the LOC123426815 gene encoding histone H2B.1-like, producing MAPKAEKKPAAKKPVEEEAAAEKAEKAPAAKKPKAEKRLPAGKTASKEGGEKKGKKKSKKSVETYKIYIFKVLKQVHPDIGISSKAMSIMNSFINDIFEKLAGEAAKLARYNKKPTITSREIQTSVRLVLPGELAKHAVSEGTKAVTKFTSS from the coding sequence ATGGCCCCCAAGGCGGAGAAGAAGCCGGCGGCGAAGAAGCCTGTggaggaggaggccgcggcggagaAGGCCGAGAAGGCCCCGGCGGCGAAGAAGCCCAAGGCCGAGAAGCGGCTGCCGGCGGGCAAGACCGCCTCCAAGGAGGGCGgcgagaagaagggcaagaagaagagcaagaagagCGTGGAGACCTATAAGATCTACATCTTCAAGGTGCTCAAGCAGGTGCACCCCGACATCGGCATCTCCTCCAAGGCCATGTccatcatgaactccttcatcaacgacatcttcgaGAAGCTCGCCGGGGAGGCCGCCAAGCTCGCCCGCTACAACAAGAAGCCCACCATCACCTCCCGGGAGATCCAGACCTCCGTCCGCCTCGTCCTCCCCGGGGAGCTCGCCAAGCATGCCGTCTCCGAGGGCACCAAGGCCGTCACCAAGTTCACCTCCTCTTAG